A single genomic interval of Paralichthys olivaceus isolate ysfri-2021 chromosome 7, ASM2471397v2, whole genome shotgun sequence harbors:
- the atp6v1e1a gene encoding V-type proton ATPase subunit E 1a, with the protein MALTDADVQKQIKHMMAFIEQEANEKVEEIDARAEEEFNIEKGRLVQTQRVKIMGHYEKKEKQIEQHKKIQMSNLMNQARLKVLKARDDMIGDLLNEARQRLAEIAKDPARYCTLLEGLILQGFYQLLEPKVTIRCRQQDVEMVQAAVNKTIPIYKEAVKKNIDVRIDQDRFLSSEICGGVEAYNDNGKIKVSNTLESRLELMAHQMMPEVRVNLFGANPNRKFTD; encoded by the exons ATGGCGCTGACCGACGCGGACGTACAGAAACAG ATCAAACACATGATGGCCTTTATTGAACAAGAGGCCAATGAGAAAGTTGAGGAAATTGATGCCAGG GCGGAGGAGGAGTTCAACATAGAGAAAGGTCGACTGGTTCAGACTCAGAGGGTGAAAATAATGGGACACTatgagaagaaggagaagcagaTTGAACAACATAAGAAAAT CCAGATGTCTAACCTGATGAACCAGGCGAGGCTGAAGGTGCTGAAGGCCCGTGACGACATGATCGGG GATTTGCTGAACGAGGCTCGTCAGAGACTTGCAGAGATCGCCAAGGACCCTGCGAGGTACTGCACCCTTCTGGAGGGCCTCATACTTCAG GGATTCTatcagctgctggagccaaAGGTTACCATTCGCTGTCGACAGCAGGATGTAGAAATGGTTCAG GCTGCAGTCAATAAGACCATACCGATCTACAAAGAGgcagtgaagaaaaacattgacGTCAGAATTGACCAAGACCGTTTTCTTTCATCAGAAAT CTGCGGAGGAGTGGAGGCGTATAATGATAATGGGAAGATCAAGGTTTCCAACACGTTGGAGAGCAGGCTAGAACTTATGGCTCATCAG ATGATGCCTGAGGTCAGAGTAAACTTGTTTGGTGCCAACCCCAACCGCAAGTTCACAGATTAG